Within Eggerthella timonensis, the genomic segment ATCGGCGCCGACTCGGCGACGACGCGTGCATCGATTGCTACGTGGACATGACGCTCGACCTGGTGCGCGCGGTGCGGCGCGACTTCCCCGACAACGAGGTGAACTTGCTCGGCGTGTCGTGGGGTTCCATCCTGGCGGCGCGGGCGGCCGCGCGCGAGCCGGGGCTCGTCGACCGCGTGGTGACGTACGGCCAGGTGCTGAAGGAGCTCGGCTTCAACGACGAGGTGTTCGAGGCGCTCGGGCGCTCGGCGATGCCCGACAAGCTCAAGGCCCGGCTGAGCGCGGTTCGCGAGTCGGGCGTGCGCGACCTGAAGACGGGCATGCTGCTGGCCGGGTGGGTGCGGAAATACACCGAGGGCTATCAGGCGCAGGGCGGCGGCACGATGCCCGTCGGCGCGTTCGTGCGCGGTCTGCTGGAGAGTCCCGACTACACCCTGCGCGATCTGGTTGCGGCCGTTTCAAACGATTTCTCGCGCAGCGAGCGCCTGTTCGCGGAGTTGTTCGCCATCGATCTGTCCGAGGAGCTTGCGAACATGGAGGTACCGTACCTCGTCGTGCAGGGCGAGACGGACATCGTCACGTCCACCCGCGCGCTCCGCACGTTCGTTGCGGAATGCGGCAACCCCAACCTGCACTACGCCGAAGCCCCGCGCAGCGGGCACATGCCCGGCACGGTCGGCATGGATCTGCTGTTCGAGCGCATGGCCGACTTCTTGGGCGCGCCGACGCCCTCGTTGCATCAGGCCTCTTCTTCGTAGTGTTTCCGGTAGTACGCGTGGGTCGCCGCGATGCTCGCGGCGGCGGTCGCCAGGAGGATGACGACCATGGCGGGCATGACGAGGTCGATCGGCAGCGCGAGGCCTCCTGCGATCGTCAGCGCGCCAGCTGCGATCATCGCGTAACCGCCGAAGCGCTGCG encodes:
- a CDS encoding alpha/beta fold hydrolase, with amino-acid sequence MNKVRRRYIESCEVSQLVRYELGGVEQKAMVEGRHKDAPVLIFLHGGPGSPLPISVGTRGMFPDIVDRHVLVAWDQLGCGANRRRLGDDACIDCYVDMTLDLVRAVRRDFPDNEVNLLGVSWGSILAARAAAREPGLVDRVVTYGQVLKELGFNDEVFEALGRSAMPDKLKARLSAVRESGVRDLKTGMLLAGWVRKYTEGYQAQGGGTMPVGAFVRGLLESPDYTLRDLVAAVSNDFSRSERLFAELFAIDLSEELANMEVPYLVVQGETDIVTSTRALRTFVAECGNPNLHYAEAPRSGHMPGTVGMDLLFERMADFLGAPTPSLHQASSS